In a genomic window of uncultured Sphaerochaeta sp.:
- a CDS encoding GntR family transcriptional regulator, with protein MMNGSTISGSETKSTTIANKLEEEILAKKYKAGENLPSQHELASQFNASSRSVREAFKNLEAKGLIKVKQGKKAIVQSNSLDQFVESLSASMISKQAPDKKLLTDLMQVRTTIEVSASRELSRDPNRMLIVRSLDRACTKMAHLLPTMETGKDLEALKQFKATEFEFHAALIKSNDNIILSSIYENLAPQLYAAMDRLPETYGEQRKKVNEYRYLVEALENGQTDLAVALTLVNLTNIRDKFETLDL; from the coding sequence ATGATGAACGGCAGCACAATTTCCGGATCTGAAACAAAGTCCACCACCATTGCAAACAAGCTTGAGGAAGAAATCCTCGCAAAGAAATACAAAGCAGGGGAGAACCTGCCCAGCCAGCATGAGCTGGCCTCCCAATTCAATGCATCCAGCCGAAGTGTCAGGGAAGCTTTCAAGAATCTTGAAGCCAAAGGCCTTATCAAGGTAAAGCAAGGGAAGAAGGCCATCGTGCAGAGCAACAGCCTCGACCAGTTCGTGGAATCGTTGTCAGCCTCCATGATCAGCAAGCAGGCTCCGGATAAGAAACTGCTCACTGACCTGATGCAGGTACGGACCACCATCGAGGTCTCAGCCTCCAGGGAGCTTTCCCGCGATCCCAACCGCATGCTGATCGTCCGCTCCCTCGATAGGGCCTGCACCAAGATGGCACACCTGCTTCCCACCATGGAGACCGGCAAGGACCTTGAGGCACTCAAGCAATTCAAGGCTACGGAGTTTGAATTTCATGCAGCCCTGATCAAGTCGAACGACAACATCATCCTCTCCTCAATCTATGAGAACCTTGCCCCGCAGCTGTATGCAGCCATGGACAGGCTTCCCGAAACCTATGGGGAACAGAGAAAGAAGGTGAATGAGTACCGCTACCTGGTCGAAGCATTGGAAAATGGACAGACCGACCTGGCTGTCGCACTGACGCTGGTCAACCTGACCAATATCCGCGACAAGTTCGAGACACTCGACCTGTAG
- a CDS encoding tripartite tricarboxylate transporter substrate-binding protein, with product MRKIALVLTMALLVSVAVFAGAQAEAQAGGAFTPSKNIDWYVTSSPGGGSDIFTRTIMDIAVAKDLLNGQNVVVQYKTDGAGEVGRLLVSQIKAGVQADHTLLTFNSGDLMPMVKNTNNRFENFQPIAHMAVDKHLIFVGEMSKYKSFEEVLAALKRGERMVLGGSKGDDIACHAALIAELGVSQDQLSYIAHDATSGAITAILGGHFDLLISKPAAASQYVEAGKITPILALSTSRFPGNLNSAPTLSEFGYKNVEVPNWRSIVAPKTMSAEAVAYWTDVFKKVSETEEWNKGYIEKQKLVPDYMDAATFTAYGMNFQKEYLASIGKDK from the coding sequence ATGAGAAAAATTGCGCTCGTACTGACCATGGCTCTGCTTGTAAGCGTTGCTGTCTTTGCCGGTGCCCAGGCTGAAGCCCAGGCCGGAGGGGCTTTCACCCCTTCGAAGAACATTGACTGGTATGTGACCAGCTCCCCCGGTGGTGGCTCCGACATCTTCACTCGCACCATCATGGATATTGCTGTTGCAAAAGACCTGCTCAATGGACAGAATGTCGTTGTCCAGTACAAGACCGACGGTGCCGGTGAAGTCGGAAGACTCCTTGTCTCCCAGATCAAGGCTGGCGTCCAGGCTGACCACACCCTGCTTACCTTCAACAGCGGCGACTTGATGCCGATGGTGAAGAACACCAACAACCGTTTTGAGAACTTCCAGCCCATCGCACACATGGCAGTGGACAAGCACCTCATCTTCGTAGGCGAAATGTCCAAGTACAAGAGCTTCGAGGAAGTGCTTGCAGCGCTCAAGCGCGGTGAGAGAATGGTGCTCGGCGGTTCCAAGGGTGATGACATTGCCTGTCATGCTGCCCTCATCGCGGAACTTGGTGTTTCCCAGGACCAGCTCTCCTACATTGCCCACGATGCAACCAGCGGTGCCATCACCGCCATCCTCGGTGGTCACTTTGACCTCTTGATCTCCAAGCCCGCTGCTGCTTCCCAGTATGTAGAGGCCGGAAAGATCACCCCGATTTTGGCTCTGTCCACCAGCCGCTTCCCCGGCAACCTCAACAGTGCTCCCACCCTCAGCGAATTCGGCTACAAGAACGTCGAGGTCCCCAACTGGAGATCCATCGTTGCCCCGAAGACCATGAGTGCAGAGGCTGTTGCCTACTGGACCGATGTGTTCAAGAAAGTTTCCGAGACTGAAGAGTGGAACAAGGGTTACATCGAGAAGCAGAAGCTGGTTCCTGACTACATGGATGCAGCCACCTTCACTGCCTATGGCATGAACTTCCAGAAAGAGTACCTCGCCTCCATCGGCAAGGACAAATAA
- a CDS encoding tripartite tricarboxylate transporter permease: MENLQMLFMGFSVVLTLENVLVTMLGAVLGLIVGAMPGIGSLAGVALLLPLTYKFNPTTAIIMLGSLYYANMYGGSFSAILLNIPGDSPAVMTALDGYPMATKRNRPGQALFTANMSSFIGGLIGMLILTFMGPLLADLGLKFGPAEMTALLLVAMTSIGWLVGESPTKGVVLTMVGILLASMGMDTLTGSPRYDFGNMYLLGGIPFTPFVIGAVGFSQVLKLMEERNKKVEAHIGQKLTIRGSMLTLHDFRRLLLPAIRSGFMGTFVGVLPGAGATTGAFLGYAAQKAFKSEEPLGSGAIEGIASCEAANNAAAAGSFAPLLALGIPGSGTGAVLLGGLMMWGLNPGPLLFSTNPDFAWGLIASLFLANLLTLVIALGIIPFLIKILTVPVKMLIPIITVVCVVGGYSTSNSMYGVIIMFLSGLFGYILDRNGYGVAPMLLAFVLAPLLESNMRKAFIISHGSLGIFFEKPIAAFLIIVLFAIILTPVIKFVLRKAGVLKK; the protein is encoded by the coding sequence ATGGAAAATCTGCAAATGTTGTTCATGGGCTTTTCAGTAGTCCTTACCTTGGAAAATGTCTTGGTAACCATGCTTGGTGCTGTGCTCGGCCTTATCGTCGGTGCCATGCCCGGCATCGGATCGCTGGCCGGTGTAGCCTTGCTGCTGCCGCTGACCTATAAGTTCAATCCCACCACCGCCATCATCATGCTCGGCTCCTTGTACTATGCCAACATGTACGGTGGGTCCTTCAGTGCCATCCTGCTCAACATCCCCGGTGACTCACCGGCGGTCATGACGGCACTGGATGGGTATCCGATGGCAACCAAACGTAATCGTCCTGGTCAAGCCCTGTTTACTGCCAACATGTCGTCCTTCATCGGTGGCTTGATCGGGATGTTGATTCTCACTTTCATGGGCCCGCTGCTTGCAGACCTCGGTCTGAAGTTCGGTCCGGCCGAGATGACCGCACTGCTTTTGGTGGCAATGACCTCCATCGGTTGGTTGGTGGGTGAGAGCCCGACCAAGGGCGTGGTGCTGACAATGGTCGGTATCCTCCTCGCATCCATGGGCATGGACACTCTTACCGGCAGTCCCCGCTATGACTTTGGCAACATGTATCTGCTTGGCGGCATCCCGTTCACTCCCTTCGTCATCGGAGCAGTCGGATTCAGCCAGGTGCTCAAGCTGATGGAAGAGCGCAACAAGAAGGTGGAAGCCCACATCGGGCAGAAACTGACGATCAGAGGCTCGATGCTGACACTCCACGATTTCAGGCGGCTGCTGCTTCCTGCAATCCGCAGCGGTTTCATGGGAACCTTTGTCGGAGTGCTTCCCGGAGCCGGGGCAACAACCGGTGCATTCCTTGGGTATGCTGCACAGAAGGCCTTCAAGAGCGAAGAGCCTTTGGGCAGTGGCGCCATCGAGGGTATCGCAAGCTGTGAAGCTGCAAACAACGCTGCCGCCGCAGGTTCGTTTGCTCCACTGCTCGCCCTTGGCATCCCGGGTTCGGGTACCGGTGCCGTCCTGCTTGGTGGTCTGATGATGTGGGGCCTCAATCCCGGCCCGCTGCTCTTCTCCACCAACCCTGACTTCGCCTGGGGCCTCATCGCCAGCCTCTTTCTGGCAAACTTGCTGACGCTCGTGATTGCCTTGGGAATCATTCCCTTCCTGATCAAGATCCTCACCGTCCCGGTGAAGATGCTGATCCCGATCATCACCGTTGTCTGCGTGGTAGGCGGGTACAGTACCTCCAACTCCATGTACGGAGTGATCATCATGTTCCTCTCGGGTCTGTTCGGCTACATCCTTGACCGCAATGGGTACGGAGTCGCCCCGATGCTGTTGGCATTCGTCTTGGCTCCGCTGCTTGAATCCAATATGCGAAAGGCCTTCATCATCAGTCACGGAAGCCTTGGCATCTTCTTCGAGAAGCCGATTGCTGCCTTTTTGATCATCGTGCTCTTCGCCATCATCCTCACCCCGGTTATCAAATTCGTGCTGAGGAAGGCTGGCGTGCTGAAAAAATAG
- a CDS encoding tripartite tricarboxylate transporter TctB family protein gives MQTKKITSKMVIPVVTAVIAALFIYLGITKYGFWHEVRGPLPGFFPTIIGFALLALSLLAFLGGRKEEETKYPIENWYPALGVIGIMLATLVIGMLPSLALFVILWLKVYEKYNWKTTLVGLVIIMAIVIGAFVMWLGVPFPKGLIYNLIAY, from the coding sequence ATGCAGACGAAAAAGATTACGAGCAAGATGGTGATACCCGTTGTTACTGCAGTGATAGCGGCTCTGTTCATCTATCTCGGGATCACCAAGTATGGGTTCTGGCACGAGGTCAGAGGCCCGCTTCCGGGCTTTTTCCCGACCATCATCGGGTTTGCTCTCCTTGCTCTCAGTCTTCTGGCCTTCCTGGGAGGGAGGAAAGAAGAGGAGACGAAGTATCCGATCGAGAACTGGTATCCGGCATTGGGTGTGATAGGCATCATGCTTGCAACCTTGGTGATCGGAATGCTCCCCAGTCTGGCGTTGTTCGTCATCCTGTGGCTCAAGGTGTATGAGAAGTACAATTGGAAAACCACCCTTGTTGGGCTTGTCATCATTATGGCCATCGTTATCGGGGCCTTCGTCATGTGGCTCGGTGTCCCTTTCCCCAAGGGCCTGATCTACAATCTGATCGCATACTAA
- a CDS encoding sigma 54-interacting transcriptional regulator translates to MIKILIVIPYHELQQAFEQVVNSYELDDISVSTTHIFGTDPQVIEPLQADIIIARGITSHAIAEQKPTVHVVPIAMSSADLLDALAQAKIGNPMARIGIITHEHLCDQETISSLVGCPVTVFQVTDQNDVRMGVDTLTQQGCTVLVGGLTMCRLCEQRGLSFVHIKTGYQAVVHAVAEAVAAARALDRAQTRGNLLLTLLNNANFALLAIDSNGKIIAGNRQAENLFGKSPLEGLPMEDVYYSSRWVEVIREGKQKDELVVINGQQFLVTHQPIKMDEETFGFLYTFQNAEAIRQTEHKIRTELNRKGLVARYSFSDIVTQNAHMMSLVEKAKRFSQVPGTVLLLGETGTGKELFAQSIHNASPRAKEPFVAVNCAALPEQLLESELFGYTEGAFTGASKGGKPGLFELAHKGTLFLDEIAEMPIVVQAKLLRVLQEREVRKIGADMVVPVDVRVISAANSNILEKVQEGKFRLDLFYRISLLSLLLTPLREREEDIGILFKHFVQHYCGRHELRVPFITDEAVAELARFSWPGNIRELRNAAERLAILHTSDVVTLKEIELLDIGSTSLRLDQKPKQIPVRSKHSLSDNDLYQQYLQSGMNKEAFARHVGISRTTLWRKFAQFER, encoded by the coding sequence ATGATCAAGATTCTGATAGTCATACCGTACCATGAGCTGCAGCAGGCCTTTGAACAGGTAGTCAACAGTTATGAACTGGATGACATCTCGGTCAGCACCACCCATATCTTCGGCACAGACCCCCAGGTGATCGAGCCGCTGCAGGCAGACATCATCATAGCCCGGGGAATCACCTCCCATGCAATTGCCGAGCAGAAGCCTACGGTGCACGTCGTACCAATCGCCATGAGCAGTGCCGATCTTCTTGATGCGCTTGCTCAGGCGAAAATCGGCAATCCTATGGCTCGCATCGGTATCATCACCCATGAGCATCTTTGTGACCAGGAGACAATATCTTCTCTCGTCGGCTGTCCTGTCACCGTCTTTCAGGTGACCGATCAGAATGATGTCCGTATGGGTGTCGATACCCTCACCCAACAAGGTTGTACCGTCTTGGTGGGTGGTTTGACGATGTGCAGGCTGTGTGAACAGCGTGGTCTTTCGTTTGTGCATATCAAGACCGGCTACCAGGCGGTGGTGCATGCCGTTGCCGAAGCGGTGGCGGCAGCACGCGCCCTGGATAGGGCCCAAACAAGGGGGAATCTGCTTCTCACCTTGCTCAACAACGCTAACTTTGCCCTTCTTGCCATCGACAGCAACGGGAAGATCATTGCCGGCAACAGGCAGGCAGAGAACCTGTTCGGCAAGAGTCCGTTGGAAGGTCTTCCGATGGAGGATGTCTACTACTCGAGCCGTTGGGTGGAGGTCATCCGGGAAGGCAAGCAAAAGGATGAGCTGGTAGTCATCAACGGCCAGCAGTTCCTGGTCACCCACCAACCCATCAAAATGGACGAGGAGACATTCGGCTTTCTCTATACGTTCCAGAATGCTGAGGCGATCAGGCAGACTGAACACAAGATCCGTACCGAACTGAACCGGAAAGGTCTGGTGGCCCGTTACAGCTTCTCGGATATTGTCACCCAGAATGCCCATATGATGAGCCTCGTGGAGAAAGCCAAACGCTTCAGCCAAGTCCCCGGCACCGTCCTGTTGCTCGGTGAGACGGGTACCGGCAAGGAGCTGTTTGCCCAGAGCATCCACAATGCCTCGCCCCGGGCAAAGGAGCCGTTTGTGGCGGTCAACTGTGCAGCCCTTCCTGAGCAACTGCTCGAGAGTGAGCTGTTCGGATATACCGAAGGAGCATTCACCGGAGCAAGCAAAGGAGGAAAGCCGGGGCTGTTTGAACTTGCGCACAAGGGGACGCTTTTTCTTGATGAGATCGCGGAGATGCCCATCGTAGTGCAGGCAAAACTGCTGAGGGTGTTGCAGGAGCGTGAGGTGCGAAAGATCGGGGCTGACATGGTGGTTCCTGTCGACGTCAGGGTCATCAGTGCAGCAAACAGCAATATCCTGGAGAAAGTGCAGGAAGGGAAGTTCCGCCTGGATCTCTTCTATCGCATCAGCCTGCTGAGCCTTTTGCTCACTCCCTTGCGGGAGCGGGAGGAGGATATCGGGATCCTTTTCAAGCATTTCGTACAGCACTACTGCGGTAGGCACGAGCTTCGTGTACCGTTCATCACCGATGAGGCCGTTGCGGAACTGGCACGCTTCTCTTGGCCGGGCAATATACGCGAGTTGCGTAATGCCGCCGAACGCCTTGCGATCCTCCACACCAGTGACGTGGTTACACTCAAGGAAATCGAGCTCTTGGATATTGGATCGACGAGTCTTCGTCTTGACCAGAAACCCAAGCAAATACCGGTTCGCAGCAAGCACTCGCTTTCTGACAATGATTTGTATCAGCAATACCTTCAGAGCGGCATGAACAAGGAGGCGTTTGCCCGTCACGTTGGGATAAGCAGAACCACGCTTTGGAGAAAGTTTGCACAATTTGAACGTTGA
- the htpG gene encoding molecular chaperone HtpG: MEQKKFKTEVSELLQLIIHSLYSHKEIFLRELVSNSSDALDKLKYLTLTDEKLKGLAFEPRIDISFTEEGEHRTLTISDNGLGMSHDDLSDNLGTIASSGTKKFLASLTEEQKKDSNLIGQFGVGFYSAFMVAQKVEVVSRRAGEEQAWKWTSTGKGSYTLEEAERDSAGTSITLFLNEEGNEYANRWQIEQLVKKYSDHIAYPIFLSYDQTSYDDKKKDKDGKAEKTIEHKVEQINSSSALWRRSKSELTDEQYKEFYKQSSLDSEDPLFYIHTRAEGATEYTTLFYIPSKAPFDMYYADYKPGVKLYVKRVYITDDDKELLPSYLRFVRGVIDSEDLPLNVSREILQQNRVMSAIRTASVKKLLGEFQKIGEQNPELYAKFIEQYNRPLKEGLYSDYANRDALLDLVRFKSSSEEGYVSLASYKERMSSEQKSIYYITGGKEATLKASPLLEAYRKKGFEVLVMSDDIDDIVVGSIGTYKEIPLKAINKSSAVDDLKDEGDKEKTKEAKSLVKKIKKALGEKVKDVVVSSRLSDSPAVVVVDENDPSVQMQQILKSMGQSDFEEAKPILEINVDDPMVRKIDASDDDEYLEEMCSVLLDQALLAEGVMPKDPVAFAKKLHSLLSK; encoded by the coding sequence ATGGAACAGAAAAAGTTCAAGACTGAAGTATCAGAGCTGCTTCAGCTTATCATCCACTCGCTTTACTCACACAAGGAAATCTTCCTTCGCGAGCTGGTTTCAAACTCTTCGGATGCTCTGGACAAGCTCAAGTATCTCACCCTTACCGATGAGAAGCTCAAAGGCCTCGCCTTTGAACCCCGCATCGACATTTCCTTCACTGAGGAAGGGGAGCATCGCACGCTCACCATCAGTGACAATGGGCTTGGCATGAGTCACGATGACCTGAGCGACAACCTCGGGACCATTGCCTCGAGCGGCACCAAGAAGTTCCTTGCATCACTTACCGAAGAGCAGAAGAAAGACAGCAACCTCATCGGCCAGTTCGGTGTCGGGTTCTACAGTGCCTTCATGGTTGCCCAGAAGGTTGAGGTCGTGAGTCGCAGGGCAGGCGAAGAGCAGGCCTGGAAGTGGACCAGCACCGGCAAGGGCAGCTACACCCTGGAAGAAGCCGAGCGCGACAGTGCAGGCACTTCGATCACCCTCTTTCTGAATGAGGAAGGCAACGAGTATGCCAACCGCTGGCAGATCGAGCAGTTGGTAAAGAAGTACAGCGACCACATCGCCTATCCGATCTTCCTCTCCTATGACCAGACTTCCTACGATGACAAGAAGAAGGACAAGGACGGCAAGGCTGAAAAGACGATTGAGCACAAGGTTGAGCAAATCAACAGCTCTTCCGCCTTGTGGAGACGCAGCAAGAGCGAACTTACCGATGAACAGTACAAGGAGTTCTACAAGCAGTCGAGTCTTGACAGCGAGGACCCCCTGTTCTATATCCATACCCGTGCAGAGGGTGCAACCGAATATACCACCCTCTTCTACATCCCCTCCAAGGCACCGTTCGACATGTACTATGCCGACTACAAGCCGGGGGTGAAACTCTATGTGAAGCGCGTATACATCACCGATGACGACAAGGAGCTTCTTCCTTCGTATCTTCGCTTTGTCCGGGGTGTCATCGACAGTGAGGACCTTCCGCTGAACGTCAGCCGTGAGATTTTGCAGCAGAACCGTGTCATGAGCGCCATCCGTACCGCTTCGGTGAAGAAACTTCTGGGTGAGTTCCAGAAGATCGGCGAACAGAACCCGGAGCTGTATGCCAAGTTCATCGAGCAGTACAACCGTCCTTTGAAGGAAGGTCTCTACTCCGACTACGCCAACCGTGACGCACTGTTGGATCTGGTGCGTTTCAAATCCTCTTCCGAGGAAGGCTACGTCAGCCTTGCTTCCTACAAGGAGAGGATGAGCAGCGAACAGAAATCCATCTACTACATCACCGGCGGCAAGGAAGCCACCCTCAAGGCAAGCCCGCTTCTGGAAGCCTACCGAAAGAAGGGCTTCGAGGTCCTGGTCATGAGTGATGACATCGATGACATCGTTGTCGGATCCATCGGCACCTACAAGGAGATTCCGCTGAAGGCCATCAACAAGAGCAGTGCCGTCGATGACCTGAAGGATGAGGGAGACAAAGAGAAGACCAAGGAAGCGAAATCCTTGGTGAAGAAGATCAAGAAGGCCCTGGGCGAAAAGGTCAAGGATGTTGTGGTCTCTTCCCGTCTCTCCGATTCCCCTGCCGTTGTGGTGGTGGATGAGAATGATCCTTCGGTGCAGATGCAGCAGATCCTCAAGAGCATGGGACAGTCGGACTTCGAGGAAGCGAAACCCATCCTGGAGATCAATGTGGATGATCCGATGGTCAGGAAGATCGACGCTTCTGATGATGACGAGTACCTCGAGGAGATGTGTTCTGTCCTGCTGGACCAGGCACTGCTTGCTGAGGGTGTCATGCCCAAGGATCCGGTTGCTTTCGCCAAGAAACTGCACAGTTTGCTCTCTAAGTAA
- a CDS encoding mechanosensitive ion channel family protein, translating to MIPAIMAFTSETVATDSFFGQLMTRIDSWTQIGPIAFLISVATGLLIVLVGKLLLMWVSRILKRALGRSKKINNLMARFILQLVNIIGWIFLIIAFLQHLGLDMGPALAGLGITGVILGFAFQETIGNLLSGVMIVINSPFRIGDYIDSGSFSGTVTDMDMVCVTLSTPDNKKITMSNKLVWGNPIVNYSNIERRRVELTVSVAYGSDVQLVKDTIWKILNRYEEILPDPAPVVEVNTLSASSVDFVVRPWTKPADYWKVYWRFQGEICDRLAEVGLTVPFNQLDLHIIDQPKTT from the coding sequence ATGATTCCAGCAATTATGGCATTCACCAGCGAGACCGTTGCTACTGATTCCTTCTTTGGACAGCTCATGACACGTATCGACAGCTGGACCCAGATCGGTCCCATCGCTTTCCTGATTTCCGTGGCTACGGGGCTTCTCATCGTGCTGGTCGGAAAGCTTCTCCTCATGTGGGTCAGCCGCATCCTCAAGCGGGCCTTGGGCCGCTCCAAGAAGATAAACAACCTCATGGCACGGTTCATCCTGCAGCTGGTGAACATCATCGGCTGGATTTTCCTCATCATAGCCTTCCTGCAGCACCTGGGCTTGGATATGGGACCTGCCCTGGCTGGGTTGGGCATTACCGGGGTCATTCTTGGTTTTGCGTTTCAGGAGACGATCGGAAACCTGCTCAGCGGGGTGATGATCGTCATCAACTCACCGTTCAGAATCGGCGACTACATTGATTCAGGTTCTTTCAGCGGTACGGTCACCGATATGGACATGGTCTGTGTGACCCTTTCCACCCCGGACAACAAGAAGATCACCATGTCGAACAAACTGGTCTGGGGAAACCCCATCGTAAACTACTCCAACATTGAGCGCAGAAGGGTGGAGCTTACCGTGAGTGTTGCCTATGGCTCTGATGTCCAGCTGGTGAAGGATACAATCTGGAAAATACTCAACAGGTATGAGGAGATCCTTCCCGATCCCGCTCCCGTGGTGGAGGTGAATACGCTCTCTGCATCTTCCGTTGATTTCGTTGTACGGCCCTGGACGAAGCCTGCCGACTACTGGAAGGTATACTGGCGCTTCCAGGGTGAGATCTGCGACCGTCTTGCTGAGGTAGGGTTGACCGTTCCCTTCAACCAGCTTGACCTGCACATCATCGATCAGCCGAAGACTACCTAG
- a CDS encoding 4-hydroxythreonine-4-phosphate dehydrogenase PdxA, producing the protein MNNKPVLGILLGDGAGVGPEIVAKLAVQNFFTTYCNPVIISDVRLLERAFRVIGSSVPLQIISDLDQADWDGALVVLDQKNQDPAKVPFGKLTVEAGKANLDGLKLCTELYLAKKIDGFCFAPLNKAGMKEAGCKLESEHHYLAQLFNHTEPFGEINVVGDLWTTRTTSHIPISEVSNNLTVDRILRAVRLAHTSLKNSGIAKPRLALAALNPHAGEHGLCGREEIDVIEPAIAKAREMGIDASGPYPSDITFIKAFRGDFDGVVTMYHDQGQIALKLRGFDEGITIAGGLPAPIVTCAHGTAYDIAGKGIVKTSAFENAVKMAARMANHLREQA; encoded by the coding sequence ATGAACAATAAGCCTGTGTTGGGAATACTGCTTGGGGACGGAGCCGGAGTCGGTCCAGAGATTGTTGCAAAGCTTGCAGTACAGAATTTTTTTACGACCTATTGCAATCCGGTCATCATCTCTGATGTACGCTTGCTTGAGCGGGCCTTCCGTGTGATAGGGTCCTCAGTACCCTTGCAGATAATCTCCGACCTCGATCAGGCTGATTGGGATGGTGCTCTTGTTGTCCTTGACCAGAAAAACCAGGATCCTGCGAAGGTCCCCTTTGGCAAACTTACCGTAGAAGCGGGGAAGGCAAACCTTGACGGGTTGAAGCTCTGCACAGAGCTGTATCTTGCAAAGAAGATTGATGGCTTCTGTTTCGCACCGCTGAACAAGGCGGGCATGAAGGAAGCCGGATGCAAGCTTGAGAGTGAACACCACTATCTTGCCCAGCTCTTCAACCACACCGAACCCTTTGGTGAGATCAATGTGGTGGGCGACCTGTGGACCACCCGTACCACCAGCCATATTCCCATCAGTGAAGTGAGCAACAACCTGACGGTGGACCGCATTCTCCGTGCCGTCCGACTCGCCCATACCAGTCTGAAGAACAGCGGCATCGCAAAGCCCAGGCTTGCCCTTGCTGCCTTGAATCCCCATGCGGGAGAACACGGGCTGTGCGGACGCGAGGAGATTGATGTGATCGAACCTGCAATTGCCAAAGCACGCGAGATGGGCATTGATGCCAGCGGTCCTTATCCGAGTGATATCACCTTCATCAAGGCGTTCCGTGGGGATTTTGATGGCGTAGTGACCATGTATCATGACCAAGGGCAGATTGCCCTCAAGCTGCGTGGCTTCGACGAAGGCATTACCATCGCCGGAGGCCTTCCTGCCCCAATCGTTACCTGTGCTCACGGCACTGCGTATGATATTGCCGGCAAGGGCATTGTGAAGACAAGTGCGTTCGAAAACGCAGTGAAAATGGCTGCCCGTATGGCCAACCACCTGCGCGAACAAGCATAA
- a CDS encoding ROK family transcriptional regulator, whose product MRFSQPATARQINRLRVLNLVLAEGQLSRADIARILDLNKPSTSEIVESLIAEHLLEEQGKTITTNGRRPTALSLNSSASLVLGVDIASHTTSFSLSDLKGNILRFERLPNPPQPSPKEHGQQIIRTCMKLVKLAKSPVSGIVVSIAGIIDEEQQTLLSHDYWSWKNVPLAKAIEVNTKIPTIMVNNVEAMVVAERWFASEKENSFFFVNWAEHINAALVDGTTIKAQGSRFGHLPLASTGLCRCGNIGCLETLASGWALGERHQGTGVKQLAQSTDKQVVEDLRSACQAMAMALIAASSITGCRKIILAGGIANLDDSYLGIVQSFFKEHAHHQLSQISIVRSGLSEQSAVLGSVAVALDRWVFQRSLLETMSRLQ is encoded by the coding sequence ATGAGGTTTTCCCAACCAGCTACAGCACGTCAGATCAACCGATTGCGTGTTCTGAATCTTGTCCTTGCAGAAGGACAGCTCAGTCGTGCCGACATTGCACGCATCCTGGATCTGAACAAGCCATCCACCAGTGAGATTGTCGAGTCGCTCATCGCCGAACACCTCCTGGAAGAGCAGGGCAAGACCATCACCACCAATGGCCGGAGACCGACGGCCCTGAGTTTGAACAGCTCAGCGTCATTGGTTCTGGGAGTCGACATTGCCAGTCATACCACGAGCTTCTCCCTCTCTGACCTGAAAGGAAACATCCTTCGCTTTGAGCGGCTCCCCAACCCTCCCCAACCCTCCCCCAAGGAGCATGGACAGCAGATCATCCGAACCTGCATGAAGCTGGTGAAGTTGGCAAAAAGCCCTGTTTCGGGGATCGTGGTATCGATAGCCGGCATCATTGATGAGGAGCAGCAGACACTGCTCTCCCATGACTACTGGTCCTGGAAAAACGTTCCGTTGGCGAAAGCCATTGAAGTCAACACAAAGATTCCCACCATCATGGTCAACAACGTTGAGGCGATGGTGGTGGCCGAGCGATGGTTTGCCTCAGAGAAAGAAAACTCATTCTTCTTTGTGAATTGGGCCGAGCATATCAATGCTGCCCTGGTTGACGGGACCACCATCAAGGCCCAAGGCAGCCGTTTCGGCCACCTTCCCTTGGCCAGCACAGGGCTGTGCAGATGCGGAAACATCGGGTGTCTGGAGACGCTGGCGAGCGGCTGGGCGCTTGGTGAGAGGCATCAGGGAACAGGAGTAAAGCAACTTGCCCAGAGTACGGACAAGCAGGTTGTCGAAGATTTGCGATCGGCTTGCCAGGCGATGGCCATGGCTTTGATTGCGGCAAGCTCGATCACCGGATGCAGAAAGATCATCCTTGCAGGGGGAATAGCCAATCTGGATGACTCCTACCTTGGCATTGTGCAATCATTCTTCAAGGAACATGCCCATCATCAGCTTTCCCAGATCAGCATCGTCCGTTCAGGCCTGTCAGAACAAAGCGCTGTACTCGGCAGTGTAGCTGTTGCGCTGGACAGGTGGGTGTTCCAGCGATCGCTGTTGGAAACGATGAGCAGATTGCAATAA